From the genome of Symphalangus syndactylus isolate Jambi chromosome 5, NHGRI_mSymSyn1-v2.1_pri, whole genome shotgun sequence, one region includes:
- the ACRBP gene encoding acrosin-binding protein has protein sequence MRKPAAGFFPSLLKVLLLPLAPAPTQDSTQASTPGSPLSPTEYERFFALLTPTWKAETTCRLRATQGCRNPTLVQLDQYENHGLVPDGAVCSNLPYASWFESFCQFTQYRCSNHIYYAKRVLCSQPVSVLSPNTLKEIEAPAEVSPTTMTSPISPHFTVTKQRQAFQPWPERLSNNVEELLQSSLSLGGQEQAPEHKLEQGVEHPQEPMQEHKQEEGQKQEEQEEEQEEEGKQEEGQGTKEGLEAVSQLQTDSEPKFHSESLSSNPSSFTPRVREVESAPLMMESVQELIRSAQEMDEINEIYDENSHWRNQNPGSLLQLPHTEALLVLCYSIVENTCIITPTAKAWKYMEEEILGFGKSVCDSLGRRHMSTCALCDFCSLKLEQCHSEASLQRQQCDTSHKTPFVSPLLASQSLSIGNQVGSPESGRFYGLDLYGGLHMDFWCARLATKGCEDIRVSGWLRTEFLSFQDGDFPTKICDTDYIQYPNYCSFKSQQCLMRNRNRKVSRMRCLQNETYSALSPGKSEDVVLRWSQEFSTLTLGQFG, from the exons ATGAGGAAGCCAGCCGCTGGCTTCTTTCCCTCACTCCTGAAGG TGCTGCTCCTGCCTCTGGCACCTGCCCCAACCCAGGATTCGACTCAGGCCTCCACTCCAGGCAGCCCTCTCTCTCCCACCGAATACGAACGCTTCTTCGCACTGCTGACTccaacctggaaggcagagactaCCTGCCGTCTCCGTGCAACCCAAGGCTGCCGGAATCCCACACTCGTCCAGCTGGACCAATATGAAAACCACGGCTTAGTGCCCGATG GTGCTGTCTGCTCCAACCTCCCTTATGCGTCCTGGTTTGAGTCTTTCTGCCAGTTTACTCAGTACCGTTGCTCCAACCATATCTACTATGCCAAG AGAGTCCTGTGCTCCCAGCCAGTCTCTGTTCTCTCACCTAACACTCTCAAGGAGATAGAAGCGCCAGCTGAAGTCTCGCCCACCACGATGACCTCCCCCATCTCACCCCACTTCACAG TGACAAAACAGCGCCAAGCCTTCCAGCCCTGGCCTGAGAGGCTTAGCAACAACGTAGAAGAGCTCCTACAATCGTCCTTGTCCCTGGGAGGCCAGGAGCAGGCGCCGGAGCACAAGCTGGAGCAAGGAGTGGAGCACCCGCAGGAGCCGATGCAAGAACACAAGCAGGAAGAGGGGCAGAAACAAGAAGAGCAAGAAGAGgaacaggaagaggagggaaagcAGGAAGAAGGACAGGGGACTAAGGAGGGACTGGAGGCTGTGTCTCAGCTGCAGACAGACTCAGAGCCCAAGTTTCACTCTGAATCTTTATCTTCTAACCCTTCCTCCTTCACTCCCCGGGTACGAGAAGTAGAGTCTGCTCCTCTGATGATGGAGAGCGTCCAGGAGCTCATTCGATCAGCCCAGGAAATggatgaaattaatgaaatatatgATGAGAACTCCCACTGGAGAAACCAAAACCCTGGCAG CCTCCTGCAGCTGCCCCACACAGAGGCCTTGCTGGTGCTGTGCTATTCGATTGTGGAGAATACCTGCATCATAACCCCCACAGCCAAGGCCTGGAAGTACATGGAGGAGGAGATCCTTGGTTTCGGGAAGTCG gtcTGTGACAGCCTTGGGCGGCGACACATGTCTACCTGTGCCCTCTGTGACTTCTGCTCCCTGAAGCTGGAGCAGTGCCACTCAGAGGCCAGCCTGCAGCGGCAACAATGCGACACCTCCCACAAGACACCCTTTGTCAGCCCCTTGCTTGCCTCCCAGAGCCTGTCCATCGGCAATCAG GTAGGGTCCCCAGAATCAGGCCGCTTTTACGGGCTGGATTTGTACGGTGGGCTCCACATGGACTTCTGGTGTGCCCGGCTTGCCACGAAGGGCTGTGAAGATATTCGAGTCTCTGGGTGGCTCCGGACTGAGTTCCTTAGCTTCCAGGACGGGGATTTCCCCACCAAG ATTTGTGACACAGACTACATCCAGTACCCAAACTACTGTTCCTTCAAAAGCCAGCAGTGTCTGATGAGAAACCGGAATCGTAAG